From the genome of Perca flavescens isolate YP-PL-M2 chromosome 1, PFLA_1.0, whole genome shotgun sequence, one region includes:
- the map1aa gene encoding microtubule-associated protein 1A isoform X2: MDGVTEFTEYVSETVDVPSSFDLLEPPTSGGFLKLSKPCCYIFPGGRGDSALFAVNGFNILVDGGSDRKSCFWKLVRHLDRIDSVLLTHIGADNLPGINGLFQRKIAEQEEERNQGSGSSSNGEWTKNLISPELGIVFFNVPEKLRMPESTLKVKRSIEEASLTLQYLNKLGITPEPLHRVVSNTIEPITLFHKLGVGKLDMYVLNPVKESKEMQFLMQKWAGNSKAKTGITMANGKEGEISVPYLTSVTALIVWIPHRPTEKIVRVLFPGNAPQNKILEGLEKLKHLDFLRYPVATQKDISSGAPPPIIKQTKIRSRTDSKESLKSSPKPHSKTTKKEASGQEEESKSEITKENKVEKKEEKKLKSESLKATKQQKNSEVAPVAGKTEKKKISKEKTAKHEKASKMDEKKDKEKKEIKKEKREAKREENIRKEEKKESKAKEDKKKDSSKPELRKITKPDLKPLTPEVRKTLHKAKTQAKPKTDKNKVVKEEANEKKPVPKNIPEEIAAAALADRSIVSSPEDLTEDFEALKQEELSKKTEPIQNDVMFGYLLHTDTKDPSLGFPEETVTSPATEIQSASPKSPVKQEYNKDKGASVPVTATEKKEASDAFDKKYEEEQMEKYDKYHVKDHIGDRSKKSDSSEEEGDVIEKAEFEGTEDDEVLKYKTEEAKKEKTGKEWDTKPTEQKPLSTTALSGQVAASSSEQFSFIQDETIPGYSETEQTISDEEIHEEPEDRIPHLRYDVGSYDISVPDVPGTFDSMHGIKEMKCSAVSDIKPKAFMGGHEPELAPYPAIIAAPLAEEEHISSATSITEYDKLSSFATSVAEDQSIASVTAPQTEEAGRNSLLLDTINSIPSRAEAAHGKDYLHSAGTISPTSSLEDDKCFKSPSSDEYQPNIPEMESGDAKIKSVHEEEEDEDDEDEDQTPNVDIPLGKLQEGYEHASLMMLQEKQKSPSATFTPPPLFSTMTSSPTQAVKENQSLFSTEGFKMGADIKPVSPPPSFSSGLDLESHSRQESEERCLSPDDSTMKLASPTQSMPTSSGYSPTEEKPFKTEDKDEAGFNIKADQKSVIISDSTAYIGLVGDNTVSEETQEESNESNEEEDDYYAKKDLQPAVKAKLMEAKEGCFLDDDFASDAKSAKTETEVKSLEKTPLFFSTEEKPIPQVMYSDEDEEDDDNQSGVESNKPLSTNQSKVDLKNESTEETDVAFKETEKNVHFSLYNFPEKETKEKAVYIRQDTPYVHGKTFSYSDIYGSVDSDSYRQESLDKAEKDTAKAEMDSQKPESPSPVTAMDKMSEKEGFTVSYGKESSSSSWLDSKSTSAVPPFEDVKVKETFEHGKGSRFPSLADRPEASSTSLSSEKDANIKSQIDGGQKSQTYSSMTALDVDKPAATGYGEKGASLEVDMRKLTAREEEDYDDDEVVEEDDEDEEDEEEEDDDEDAVDSDMEKGAKEKSEKEVKSPIGEMFGSNRPEFMVSMAGYGYNSQGKPSSSSSLAKAEHEAKIDSSSFSGKPMDLGATGFSTYSLGLEYSYGSGEKESFPQTTDKGKEDFTLKSTEDSYYQNDRADPDFEKQKIPDLSKRSLDTSFQYTTTATPGYSSSSAYSYSSSTSGSLSTSRQFGEELETPAEPLFEYSSFKEEHSLVMDPPYSGSAGTKDDYLEVSEKQITATTMAESTSSLARFSPLSPFEEVKSFPSLSSAAFAEDKKEYTTSAGGVMDKGPQSDCFYKPGWSVGSKLDTAVGFGASAGPFAQPAELSKDKEAASAALFGVTSSPRPDTEGKHYFEETDSSEEEDEEAYMREMTRTLSSGQSGNLSFSDKHVAPAASANTAGALPDVLGSYMPSPLQASKPDPVNGPMEVSSSSTLPAGAAASGVSSGPAKVEPREGAAAFRSSFEWEMSKPQMGMVPGDSPPHYRHDDEFEEECEMEPEHPARPLSLSSKTDQPFRSPFYAEECSQGGQDDDDDDDEDSDQDLAGDVPMGATSSYTSRSSPGYSSSEYRQPKHDLSPSFINPCMRQLSSDEDDEEHGRRSDQSQEADVHDVSVKRRANKQPHHHQSHSSSLQQAGGISAGLGLATEDTPPTSVSESLASQSDSDVAPGTEEYPSVAGEGNMDSDEDADYMPVDKLSATGGGSHQSSRRSNDPPPAPLMDPIPRPPLPDVCMVDPDSLDNGIVKKEPKAKSLKKTSGKTKSASPARRKRSPMPVKQTPSPRSASLKKKEADKSSRMSRLSDGQGSKDDDLSRSSYNPGKGLTNGVKSSSGSQKSGSAAAPGLPIYVDLAYIPNHCSAKNVDQEFFKRIRSAYYVVSGNDTASGEPSRGVLDALLEGKAQWGSNLQVTLIPTHDTEVTRDWYQQTHERQQELNIMVLASSSTVVMQDESFPACKIEF, translated from the exons ATGGACGGAGTCACAGAGTTCACTGAGTATGTCTCCGAGACAGTGGATGTGCCGTCATCCTTTGACCTCCTGGAGCCCCCAACCTCTGGAGGTTTTCTGAAGCTCTCCAAACCCTGCTGCTACATCTTCCCTGGAGGCAGGGGAGACTCGGCTCTGTTCGCCGTCAATGGATTCAACATCCTGGTGGATGGAGGGTCTGATCGAAAGTCCTGCTTCTGGAAGCTGGTTCGCCACCTGGACAGGATTGACTCTGTTCTGCTCACCCATATTGGTGCGGACAACCTCCCTGGCATCAACGGGTTGTTCCAGAGGAAGATTGCAGAGCAAGAAGAGGAGCGTAACCAAGGATCTGGCTCCAGCAGCAACGGTGAATGGACGAAGAACCTGATCTCTCCTGAGCTTGGGATTGTGTTTTTCAACGTCCCAGAGAAACTTCGGATGCCTGAGTCCACGCTGAAAGTGAAACGAAGCATTGAGGAAGCATCTCTTACATTGCAGTACCTCAACAAGCTTGGTATCACACCAGAGCCTCTTCACAGGGTAGTCAGCAACACCATTGAACCCATCACACTATTCCACAAACTTGGTGTGGGGAAGTTAGACATGTATGTCTTAAACCCTGTAAAAGAGAGCAAAGAGATGCAATTTCTAATGCAGAAATGGGCTGGAAACAGCAAAGCCAAGACCGGGATTACGATGGCCAATGGAAAAGAAGGAGAAATATCTGTCCCCTATTTGACATCAGTTACCGCTCTCATAGTTTGGATTCCTCACCGTCCAACAGAAAAGATAGTTAGGGTGCTCTTCCCTGGAAATGCACCACAGAATAAAATCTTGGAGGGCCTCGAGAAACTGAAACACCTGGACTTCCTGCGATACCCAGTGGCGACCCAAAAAGACATATCATCTGGTGCGCCTCCTCCCATCATCAAACAGACTAAAATAAGATCAAGAACTGACAGCAAAGAGAGTCTTAAGTCTTCACCCAAACCTCACTctaaaacaacaaagaaagaaGCCAGTGGACAGGAGGAAGAGTCCAAGAGTGAAATCACTAAAGAGAATAAAGTAgaaaagaaggaggagaagaagctcAAAAGTGAAAGTCTAAAAGCcaccaaacaacagaaaaacagcgAGGTCGCCCCTGTGGCAGgcaagacagagaaaaagaaaatatctaAGGAAAAAACTGCCAAGCATGAGAAAGCGTCCAAGATGgatgaaaagaaagacaaagagaaaaaagaaattaagaaagaaaaacgtgaagcaaagagagaagaaaatataagaaaagaagagaaaaaggaaagtAAAGCCAAGGAGGATAAAAAGAAGGACTCAAGTAAACCGGAACTGAGAAAAATCACAAAACCTGACCTGAAGCCGCTCACCCCTGAAGTGAGAAAAACTCTGCATAAAGCTAAGACTCAGGCTAAACCcaagacagacaaaaacaaagtagtGAAAGAGGAAGCAAATGAGAAAAAGCCTGTCCCAAAGAACATCCCTGAGGAGATCGCAGCAGCAGCTTTGGCTGACAGGTCCATTGTGTCCTCCCCAGAGGACCTCACTGAGGACTTTGAGGCTCTGAAACAAGAAGAGCTGTCCAAAAAGACTGAGCCTATTCAGAATGATGTGATGTTTGGGTATTTGCTGCACACAGATACTAAAGATCCTTCCTTAGGTTTCCCCGAGGAGACGGTCACATCCCCAGCCACTGAGATACAATCTGCTTCACCCAAATCCCCCGTCAAACAGGAATACAACAAAGACAAGGGTGCTTCAGTACCGGTTacagccactgaaaagaaggaAGCAAGCGATGCCTTCGACAAGAAGTATGAAGAGGAGCAAATGGAGAAATATGACAAATACCATGTAAAGGACCACATAGGAGACAGATCAAAGAAGAGTGACAGCTCAGAGGAGGAGGGTGATGTTATTGAAAAAGCCGAATTTGAAGGAACGGAAGATGACGAGGTCCTGAAATATAAAACGGAGGAGGCGAAAAAGGAAAAAACTGGAAAGGAGTGGGACACCAAGCCAACTGAGCAAAAACCTTTGTCAACCACAGCCCTGTCTGGGCAAGTAGCAGCCTCCTCCTCGGAGCAATTCTCCTTCATCCAAGACGAGACCATCCCTGGTTACTCCGAGACCGAACAGACCATCTCTGATGAGGAGATCCACGAGGAACCAGAAGATAGGATCCCACATTTGCGCTATGATGTAGGCTCCTATGACATCTCTGTCCCTGATGTCCCTGGTACCTTTGACTCCATGCACGGAATAAAAGAGATGAAGTGCTCCGCCGTGTCTGACATCAAACCCAAAGCCTTCATGGGAGGGCACGAGCCTGAGCTCGCACCTTACCCTGCCATCATTGCGGCCCCTCTTGCAGAGGAGGAGCACATCTCCTCGGCAACATCCATAACAGAATATGACAAACTATCATCCTTTGCCACATCTGTAGCCGAGGACCAGTCGATAGCCTCTGTGACAGCGCCACAGACCGAGGAGGCTGGGAGGAATTCTCTCCTGCTTGACACAATCAACAGTATTCCCTCACGCGCTGAGGCCGCCCATGGGAAGGACTATCTCCACTCGGCAGGAACCATCTCACCCACATCCTCTCTGGAGGACGACAAGTGCTTTAAGTCTCCTTCCTCTGATGAGTACCAGCCCAACATTCCCGAGATGGAATCTGGGGATGCAAAGATAAAATCAGTCCACGAAGAAGAAGAGGACGAGGATGACGAGGACGAGGACCAGACTCCGAACGTTGACATCCCTCTCGGTAAACTCCAAGAGGGCTACGAACACGCATCCCTCATGATGCTGCAGGAAAAGCAGAAATCTCCCTCTGCCACgtttactcctcctcctctcttctctacCATGACGTCCTCTCCCACACAGGCTGTCAAAGAAAACCAATCTCTCTTTAGCACAGAAGGATTTAAGATGGGTGCAGATATAAAGCCTGTTTCACCccctccatctttctcctcTGGATTAGACTTAGAGTCCCACTCCAGGCAGGAGAGTGAGGAAAGATGTCTAAGTCCAGATGACAGCACCATGAAACTGGCCTCACCCACACAGTCTATGCCTACAAGCAGTGGCTACTCTCCAACAGAAGAGAAACCCTTTAAGACAGAAGACAAAGATGAAGCAGGGTTCAACATTAAAGCTGACCAGAAATCAGTCATTATCTCAGACAGTACCGCCTATATTGGTCTGGTAGGTGACAACACAGTGTCTGAAGAGACTCAAGAAGAATCCAATGAATCCAATGAAGAGGAAGATGACTATTACGCCAAAAAGGATCTACAGCCCGCTGTTAAGGCCAAGCTTATGGAGGCAAAAGAGGGGTGCTTCTTGGACGACGACTTCGCCTCTGATGCTAAATCtgcaaagacagaaacagaagtCAAGAGCTTAGAAAAGACACCGTTGTTTTTCAGCACAGAGGAAAAACCCATACCTCAAGTGATGTACtcagatgaagatgaagaagatgatgatAATCAAAGTGGGGTCGAGTCTAATAAGCCCTTATCAACCAATCAAAGCAAAGTAGACTTAAAAAATGAAAGCACAGAGGAAACGGATGTTGCttttaaagagacagagaaaaatgtTCATTTCAGTCTCTATAATTTTCCAGAGAAGGAGACCAAAGAAAAGGCCGTGTATATAAGACAGGACACCCCCTATGTGCATGGCAAAACATTCTCTTACAGTGACATTTATGGCTCAGTGGACTCCGATTCATATCGTCAGGAGTCCTTAGATAAAGCGGAGAAGGACACCGCAAAGGCTGAAATGGATTCGCAGAAACCCGAGTCCCCATCCCCGGTAACAGCTATGGACAAGATGTCAGAGAAGGAGGGATTTACCGTCTCTTATGGAAAAGAGTCCTCCTCCTCATCGTGGCTCGACTCCAAGAGCACTTCTGCTGTACCTCCATTCGAAGATGTCAAAGTAAAGGAGACATTTGAACACGGCAAAGGTAGCCGATTCCCTTCATTGGCTGATAGACCCGAGGCCTCGTCCACTTCTTTATCATCAGAAAAAGACGCCAATATTAAAAGCCAGATTGACGGCGGCCAAAAGTCCCAGACGTACTCCTCAATGACAGCGTTGGATGTAGACAAACCTGCGGCCACAGGCTACGGCGAGAAAGGAGCTAGTTTGGAGGTTGATATGCGAAAACTAACAgcaagggaggaggaggactatgatgatgatgaagttgtcgaagaagatgatgaggatgaggaggacgaagaggaggaggacgacgaCGAAGACGCTGTTGATTCTGATATGGAGAAAGGTGCCAAAGAGAAGTCTGAGAAAGAAGTCAAAAGTCCAATCGGTGAAATGTTTGGCTCAAATAGGCCTGAATTTATGGTTTCCATGGCTGGATACGGCTATAACAGCCAGGGGAAACCGAGCAGCTCTAGCTCACTCGCAAAGGCAGAACACGAAGCTAAAATTGACTCCTCATCCTTCAGTGGAAAGCCAATGGATTTAGGAGCTACAGGTTTCTCTACCTACTCCTTGGGCCTTGAATACTCATATGGAAGTGGTGAGAAAGAATCATTTCCACAGACCACAGACAAAGGTAAAGAGGATTTCACTTTGAAATCAACAGAGGACAGTTATTACCAGAATGACAGGGCTGATCCGGATTTTGAGAAACAGAAGATACCAGACCTGAGTAAGAGATCACTGGACACAAGCTTTCAGTACACGACCACCGCTACCCCTGGGTACTCCTCCTCTTCGGCCTATAGctactcctcctccacctcaggCTCCCTCTCCACCAGCCGTCAGTTCGGAGAGGAACTCGAGACTCCTGCCGAGCCTCTCTTTGAGTACTCTTCCTTTAAAGAAGAACACTCACTGGTCATGGATCCTCCCTACTCTGGCTCCGCTGGCACAAAAGACGACTATCTAGAAGTGTCTGAAAAACAGATCACAGCTACAACCATGGCTGAGTCCACTTCCAGTTTAGCTCGCTTCTCACCCCTCAGCCCATTTGAGGAGGTCAAATCCTTCCCTTCGCTCTCCTCCGCTGCCTTTGCTGAGGACAAGAAGGAGTATACAACTTCAGCAGGTGGAGTAATGGACAAAGGCCCTCAATCGGACTGCTTCTATAAGCCTGGATGGTCGGTAGGGTCCAAGCTGGACACGGCTGTTGGGTTTGGGGCCTCAGCAGGACCATTTGCTCAACCTgcagagctgtccaaagacaaaGAGGCAGCCAGCGCCGCTCTATTTGGCGTCACTTCCTCCCCACGCCCAGACACAGAAGGCAAGCATTACTTTGAGGAGACTGACAGcagtgaggaagaggatgaggaggcTTATATGCGTGAGATGACCAGGACGCTTTCCAGCGGCCAGTCTGGTAACCTCTCATTTTCTGACAAGCATGTTGCTCCAGCTGCCAGTGCAAATACGGCTGGTGCACTCCCAGATGTTCTTGGCTCCTACATGCCATCGCCTCTTCAGGCCAGCAAGCCAGACCCGGTCAACGGCCCCATGGAGGTCAGCTCAAGCAGCACCCTCCCTGCCGGAGCAGCAGCCAGTGGTGTGTCTTCAGGCCCAGCCAAGGTGGAGCCCAGAGAGGGAGCAGCAGCTTTCAGGAGCTCTTTTGAGTGGGAGATGTCAAAACCCCAGATGGGGATGGTGCCCGGAGACTCCCCTCCCCATTACCGCCATGATGACGAGTTTGAAGAGGAGTGTGAGATGGAGCCGGAGCACCCTGCCCGCCCGCTGTCACTCTCTTCCAAGACCGATCAGCCGTTCCGCTCTCCGTTCTACGCTGAAGAGTGCAGTCAAGGGGGTCAGGATGACGACGATGACGACGACGAAGACAGCGATCAGGACCTTGCTGGCGACGTGCCCATGGGAGCCACCTCCTCTTACACCAGCCGCAGCTCTCCTGGATATTCCTCCTCCGAGTACAGGCAGCCCAAACACGACCTCTCGCCTTCCTTCATAAACCCATGCATGCGGCAGCTATCCAGCGACGAGGATGACGAGGAGCACGGGCGCAGGAGTGACCAATCGCAGGAGGCGGACGTGCACGATGTGTCGGTCAAGAGAAGGGCTAACAAGCAGCCCCATCATCACCAGTCTCACAGCAGCTCTCTGCAGCAAGCTGGCGGCATTTCGGCAGGGCTGGGTCTGGCCACGGAGGACACACCGCCCACCTCCGTCAGCGAATCTTTAGCCTCTCAGTCAGACTCCGATGTGGCTCCAGGCACTGAGGAATACCCCTCAGTCGCTGGCGAAGGCAACATGGACTCAGATGAGGATGCAGACTACATGCCTGTTGATAAATTATCTGCCACCGGGGGAGGCAGCCATCAATCCTCTAGGAGGAGCAATGACCCTCCTCCTGCTCCCCTCATGGACCCTATCCCTCGCCCCCCACTCCCAGATGTTTGCATGGTGGATCCTGACTCTTTGGATAATGGCATAGTCAAGAAAGAACCAAAAGCCAAGAGCTTAAAGAAGACCTCGGGAAAAACCAAATCAGCATCACCGGCTAGGCGCAAGAGGTCTCCCATGCCTGTCAAACAGACGCCGTCTCCTCGCAGTGCCTCGCTGAAGAAGAAGGAGGCAGACAAGAGCTCACGGATGTCTCGTCTATCAGATGGACAGGGCTCCAAAGACGATGACCTCTCCAGGTCGAGCTACAACCCGGGCAAGGGGCTGACTAACGGTGTCAAGAGTAGTTCAG GTTCTCAGAAGTCCGGCTCTGCAGCGGCTCCTGGCCTTCCTATATATGTGGACTTGGCCTACATTCCCAACCACTGCAGTGCCAAAAATGTGGACCAAGAGTTTTTCAAACGCATTCGCTCTGCATACTATGTGGTGAGCGGGAACGACACAGCAAGTGGTGAACCCAGCCGAGGAGTCCTCGATGCACTGCTGGAAGGCAAAGCTCAGTGGGGATCAAACCTACAG GTGACGCTGATCCCCACCCACGACACCGAGGTGACCCGTGACTGGTACCAGCAGACTCATGAGAGGCAGCAGGAGCTCAACATCAtggtcctggcctccagcagcACCGTCGTCATGCAGGACGAGTCTTTCCCCGCTTGCAAGATTGAGTTTTAA